Proteins encoded within one genomic window of Candidatus Pseudothioglobus singularis PS1:
- a CDS encoding aminopeptidase P N-terminal domain-containing protein encodes MIHQKRREELLSMLGRDAVVIVSTNSEQKRNSDVTYPFRPDSNFWYLTGFTEPDAIAVFSKESYVMFLRPKDETKEIWNGIRLGVALAPETLLVDQAYDIDTFFDNIDSFTQKRSVIYFDAPGSGGWKDNSSTNIHNQRIHSLFESSLKPLNPCISEMRLIKDKEEVKNMQDAADLASEAHMSAMRVASPGLYEHNVASVFDSQFTNGNSEHSYPPIVASGENACILHYNENNQELQDGDLLLIDAGCEINGYASDITRTFPINGKFSEAQKEIYGIVLSAQKSAIDSIKPGVSCNKPHETACQIITDGLIKLGIMKSPEDLTKFYMHGTGHWLGLDVHDVGVKLINDEFREFKSGMVTTVEPGIYIRRDDKIESKYWGIGVRIEDDVLVTEAGNHVLSKKAVKDIDEIEYLMSQR; translated from the coding sequence ATGATACATCAAAAAAGAAGAGAGGAGTTGTTAAGCATGCTGGGTCGAGACGCAGTAGTCATTGTGTCGACCAATAGTGAACAAAAAAGAAACAGTGATGTGACTTATCCATTTCGCCCCGATAGTAATTTTTGGTATCTTACTGGTTTTACAGAGCCCGATGCAATAGCGGTATTTAGTAAAGAAAGCTATGTGATGTTTTTGAGACCGAAGGATGAAACTAAAGAGATCTGGAATGGAATCAGACTTGGTGTTGCACTTGCTCCTGAAACTTTATTAGTGGATCAAGCTTATGATATTGATACTTTCTTTGATAATATTGACTCTTTCACTCAGAAAAGATCTGTCATATATTTTGATGCCCCAGGAAGTGGTGGTTGGAAAGACAATTCAAGCACAAATATTCATAATCAACGCATTCATTCTCTTTTTGAAAGCAGTTTAAAGCCCTTAAATCCTTGTATTTCAGAAATGCGATTAATAAAAGATAAGGAAGAAGTAAAAAATATGCAGGATGCTGCTGATTTAGCATCTGAAGCTCATATGAGTGCCATGAGAGTGGCCTCACCTGGACTATATGAACATAATGTTGCTTCTGTGTTTGATTCACAATTTACAAACGGCAACTCTGAGCACTCCTATCCTCCAATCGTTGCAAGTGGAGAGAATGCATGCATTTTGCATTACAATGAGAACAACCAAGAACTTCAAGATGGGGATCTACTGCTTATTGATGCAGGTTGTGAAATCAATGGTTATGCTTCAGATATTACAAGGACTTTTCCAATTAATGGAAAGTTTAGTGAGGCCCAAAAAGAGATATATGGCATTGTTTTAAGTGCACAAAAATCTGCTATTGATTCTATTAAACCTGGAGTAAGCTGCAACAAGCCGCATGAGACTGCTTGTCAAATCATAACAGATGGCCTTATAAAGCTAGGCATTATGAAATCCCCTGAAGATTTGACCAAGTTTTATATGCATGGAACGGGGCATTGGCTTGGGCTCGATGTCCATGATGTGGGTGTTAAACTAATCAATGATGAGTTCCGTGAGTTTAAAAGTGGTATGGTAACAACTGTTGAGCCTGGAATTTATATTCGCAGGGATGATAAAATTGAATCTAAGTACTGGGGCATTGGAGTCAGAATAGAAGATGATGTCCTAGTGACTGAAGCAGGAAATCATGTCCTCTCCAAAAAAGCAGTTAAAGATATTGATGAAATTGAATATTTAATGAGCCAGCGATAA
- a CDS encoding 16S rRNA (uracil(1498)-N(3))-methyltransferase: MKTIRLYQNTPFTEGKTAELDSDNSHHLNKVLRFPVGKNITVFNGDGFDYTALVQDAKKTTSLKVISKARNNTESKLDLTLAQGIAKGEKMDFLIQKAVELGVTRIIPMKLERCVVRLSDEKVQKKIDHWQKIANHACEQSGRSVIVSLSDPLSLEELLEETNHNGFVLHHRAKISLSQLKETSKATILIGPEGGLTEKEVSDSEVAGYQSILIGKRVLRTETASLAAIANMQLLWGS, translated from the coding sequence ATGAAAACGATACGACTTTATCAAAATACACCTTTTACCGAAGGTAAAACTGCTGAATTAGATAGTGACAATAGTCACCATTTAAATAAGGTTTTACGTTTTCCAGTTGGCAAAAATATTACCGTGTTTAATGGTGATGGTTTTGATTACACAGCGTTAGTTCAAGACGCGAAAAAAACAACCAGTCTTAAAGTCATTTCTAAGGCACGAAATAATACAGAATCAAAATTAGATTTAACACTCGCCCAAGGAATTGCAAAGGGCGAAAAAATGGATTTTTTGATTCAAAAAGCGGTTGAGTTGGGAGTGACTAGAATAATCCCAATGAAATTAGAGCGGTGTGTTGTCAGGCTGAGCGATGAAAAAGTTCAAAAAAAAATTGATCACTGGCAAAAAATTGCTAACCATGCCTGTGAACAATCAGGCCGTTCAGTCATTGTCAGTCTGTCTGACCCACTCTCACTCGAAGAGTTATTAGAGGAGACGAATCATAATGGCTTTGTTTTGCATCATCGTGCAAAAATTAGCCTGAGTCAGCTTAAGGAAACGTCAAAAGCAACAATACTTATTGGTCCTGAAGGGGGCCTGACTGAAAAAGAAGTTAGTGATTCTGAGGTCGCTGGATATCAGTCAATCCTTATTGGAAAGAGGGTTTTAAGAACAGAAACTGCTTCTCTAGCAGCAATTGCTAATATGCAATTGCTATGGGGAAGTTAA
- the proC gene encoding pyrroline-5-carboxylate reductase: MENKTVIGFIGAGNMAYALIKGLLSDGFEAKNINVSDANLELLEKRSSELGVTTYSDNVSLLTNSDIVVFAVKPQVLSVVCHELKNKASSDQLFVSIVAGIKSKDINRWLGGDFALVRTMPNTPALFQSGVTGLFANELVNDTQKESVNLLLSAVGECFWVNEENLLDAITAISGSGPAYFFLMMQSMKQAAMALGLDEETADALSIKTSLGASIMATNSGKDSRTLRAEVTSPNGTTQSAIETFQDQNFEGIVAAATRAAYDRARELSQELGNID, translated from the coding sequence ATGGAAAACAAAACAGTCATTGGATTTATTGGCGCTGGCAATATGGCATATGCTCTTATTAAAGGGCTTTTGAGTGATGGATTTGAAGCCAAAAATATTAATGTTAGTGATGCAAACCTTGAGCTTCTTGAAAAACGTAGCTCTGAACTGGGTGTGACTACTTACTCTGATAATGTCTCACTTCTCACCAATAGTGATATTGTCGTTTTTGCTGTTAAGCCTCAAGTACTCTCAGTTGTTTGTCATGAGCTCAAAAATAAGGCTTCATCAGATCAGCTCTTTGTCTCCATTGTAGCTGGTATTAAAAGTAAAGATATTAATCGTTGGCTTGGCGGTGACTTTGCACTCGTAAGGACAATGCCTAATACGCCCGCTCTTTTTCAATCTGGAGTGACAGGTCTTTTTGCAAATGAACTCGTTAATGACACTCAAAAAGAGTCAGTAAACTTGTTGCTATCGGCTGTAGGTGAGTGTTTTTGGGTCAATGAGGAAAACCTTTTGGATGCAATTACAGCGATATCAGGTAGTGGGCCCGCTTATTTTTTCTTAATGATGCAGTCCATGAAACAGGCTGCTATGGCCTTGGGGCTGGATGAAGAAACAGCTGACGCTTTGAGTATCAAGACCAGTCTTGGTGCAAGCATAATGGCCACGAACTCTGGCAAAGACTCTCGCACGCTTCGTGCAGAAGTCACATCGCCAAATGGAACCACGCAGTCAGCGATTGAAACCTTTCAAGATCAGAACTTTGAGGGAATCGTTGCAGCTGCAACCAGAGCTGCCTATGACCGGGCTAGAGAGCTGAGTCAAGAATTAGGCAACATTGACTAG
- a CDS encoding phosphoglycolate phosphatase: MTIFQPKLVMIDVDGTLVDSVPDLAYCVDQMMLSLDMPVRGEETVRHWVGNGVPRLVERALTGELDGSPSKEAFDKAYPIFLDLYAQNSSVRSTLYEGVMEGLDYLKSKDYLLGCVTNKAEQFTLPLLQSLGIIDYFGIVISGDTLEKKKPDPLPLIHGANFFNIKPNECLMLGDSVSDVKAARAASFQIICMSYGYNHGNNIADENPDLVIDSMAQLRDYL; encoded by the coding sequence ATGACAATATTTCAGCCAAAACTAGTAATGATCGATGTTGATGGAACTTTGGTCGATAGCGTTCCTGATTTAGCGTATTGCGTTGATCAAATGATGCTCAGTCTGGATATGCCAGTCAGAGGAGAAGAGACAGTAAGGCATTGGGTTGGAAACGGAGTCCCTAGGCTAGTTGAAAGAGCTTTGACTGGTGAATTGGATGGCTCTCCAAGTAAAGAGGCTTTTGACAAAGCGTATCCCATTTTTTTAGATTTGTATGCCCAAAATTCATCGGTCAGGTCTACTCTCTACGAGGGCGTAATGGAGGGCTTAGATTATTTAAAATCTAAAGATTACCTTTTAGGCTGCGTTACAAATAAAGCGGAGCAGTTTACGCTTCCATTACTTCAATCTTTAGGAATTATTGATTATTTTGGGATCGTTATTTCTGGCGATACTTTAGAAAAGAAAAAGCCAGACCCACTCCCTCTGATTCATGGCGCTAACTTTTTTAATATTAAGCCCAATGAGTGCCTTATGCTTGGGGATTCGGTGAGTGACGTCAAGGCGGCTAGGGCAGCAAGCTTTCAGATCATTTGTATGTCTTACGGCTATAACCATGGAAATAATATTGCTGATGAAAACCCTGATCTCGTGATTGATTCTATGGCGCAATTGCGAGACTACCTATAG